Sequence from the Zeugodacus cucurbitae isolate PBARC_wt_2022May chromosome 5, idZeuCucr1.2, whole genome shotgun sequence genome:
caacataaaaagaaaattaagtcCTGTCAAAACAGGGGTAAATTCCAAAAACATTCAACCCGCCTCGCTTAATACAAATAggcctggaaatttaaatggcaacagatttgccttactaagcaatggattggaagacgatgcgaagggtaccatcacagtcgtgaatgccaaaccgcccccaatatatttgcgtgagcgCAGTTCGaatgcacttgttgctaaattaagtgaagttgtaggtactaataattttcatatagtgcctttgaagaAAGGTAATaaagatgaaactaaaatacagtcctacactgagaatGTAGatgttttatggatatagtgaaatgtCTATCAAATAACAACAGGAACTATTGTTTTTAAcaactgaagagctcgaaaggcctagtacgccttgaagaatgcggctttggaattaaaactgtagtaaatatcttcaactgTAATAAAATACCACAGCccatgtttaaaattgaattgatgccgaattctaaccaacTTAAAAAAACCAAACGCATCCCAtatatacaacttaaaatatttgcttcacCGTAGAGTAACTGTTGAAGAacttcataaaagaaatggtccggtacagtACACCAACTGCCAActgagtatgggcataccaaatcttattgcactctacgcagtgtttgtgtggtatgtggtgatttacaccgtacatcaaaatgtactcttaaaaaagaggctaccaataaaaaatgtagtaattgaggaggaaatcacactgctgtgtataaagatttgaaatcccTCGTAGCGAAAATATAGAAATCACAGACCAGATTTCGAAACCTTGTtgttgaggctgcgcagcgctcatgtttgtttttctttttttgttttgctcactttaattaataatttgtttgttgtttttttttattttccgcgaaagtttttagttttgttttgcttatttaatgttatttgttttattttacataaatcaaataaatcacggagcgcattaaaacACGTCCGCACTCTTTCAAAGCTCACCTACctaattgtgacaaaactataatagttagacatACGCTCTCCCgacattttttgtagataattatATGATCTTAtgaaatccttcgttcaagcacgagtaaattgtatctcgaacacctgtgcaaaatttcatcaagatcggttgagtagttttcgagaaaatttgacaaccgattttgaaaacacggttctgagaaaaacgcgtttaaagttttgagtaagaATAATACCTgccttggagcgcacaccttccaaaggctgtatttccgaaactattattcggatcgacttgataatattcttgagaagttgtagaaattaataacccaaaacacaaaaattcgattttttgaacccattATTGCCTGTGTAGATGCAACATAAAGAATttgataatttcaaattaaaattacggAAATCGAGATGTATGGAAATATCTTTGGTGTCAAATAAGAGACACCAGAGACCATAGATATGACCACGAATGATAGAAACAGAGGTTATGAAAATTAGCTTCcatacttaaaatatatatgtacatatttgtttgaCGGAAAAGCCTTACTTTgttaattctattatttaaaatgaattgttaaataaatattggtgCGACAATTGTGAATACAGCGTTCCTTGTTAGTGTATGCGTGTACGATGATATGTATGGTATGTACAAAGAAGATGCATTAGGTATTTATTAACATTGTGTTGTCCCTTTTTATCAAATAGTGCATTGTCCTAGCGTTTCTTTGTGTTACTATGTATGCAATACTATCGCAACAACCAATGTGATGAGTGGTGAATGACAAATTGTTTAGTATTGTTGTGATCGGTCAAGTTAGGAAGCcgtagaaataataataaacatttaaacgTTGTAAGACGCTATATTTTCGATAGTGTAAGTTATTGAatacaagtttttaaatttactaatttgaaatatattgtcTTTACAATGTAAAAGTAAAagacaatatttataaacaagaaATTGAGTAAAACTAAAATTCACCGAAGTCGGCATTTTAGGTTTGGTGAATTCATGGAATGATGTGTTTGTAAACAAGTGTTATATAAATACAGTGTTGAACTCTGCGTACATACACTTGTGGACACATAATTAAATCACTTGCAGTCTAATATATGTAGTAAGAAACGATatcttttctttaaatataaaattattgaaactatTTTGTTCATGTATTTTTCGTGCAGATAAGCTATTAAATCATCTGACAAAATAACaccgtctatatatatattatgccgATTTATGCTTtgaaataatatgtaataactTATTTATGGTTCTTGATATATTTGGACGTTTCGAAAAGCatcatgaaaaataataatggtactcatttaacgtcgtaaacgtatggcaacatcgcaaaattgcgatatcgtaaaacagctgtaAATTTTTACTGCATTTTAATTTACGACAATCTTACAAATATGCGAGACCATTCTCAGTGGCATTCATGGTATacttacaattaattcacaacCAGCTGATATTGGcaaagagcgctcatttaacttgtgttgccatattgcaaatttaccatttttatataattgcgacGTTAAATGATTACCATTAATGAGAAAGTGGGGAGATTTTAGATACTGGGACGCTAAGATTTGAGGCCGGTTTTATGTTAATTagcccaaaaaaaatttttaaagaataaaaaaaataaattatatcttGCATTGCTGGATATTCGCACATTAATATCGGATTTAgcggttatttttttttaaacgcggCCAAAGGCCTCAAATGCAGAAAGTTGTTCTACGCtaaagaacttttcatttccatCACTTTGATAACCCCTGGTGCTGGCTCGCCTAGGGCTATTTTTTTAAGCGGACCGAAGGCCTCCAATGCAGAAAGTAATTCTACGCGAAAGAACTTGTCAGTTTCTCATCTTTGATAACGAATAATGAAATTACATAACACAAGCATCAATGCCTTAATGCGCGCATCGGCTGCTGTTAACATATAACTTCAACTCTCGCACCGTTTACGAGatatcgaaaatttttattcatcaaatagtgtttattttgggctaattaacataaaaatggcCTCAAATCTTGGCTCCCCagcaactaaaattaaattaaatatatatttagtaaattcaatttctgctgtttttttatatatatatatatgtataattttgatactcacagtacatatatataggttacAAAATAATGTAACAATAAATTTCGAACACATTATTAGGTGAATTTCTGTGGTGATGGTGAAAACATTGTTTGCGAAAATAAAATGTCGACACGGAAAATTGCTCATTGGTAAATTCTTTCAGACGgttttcataatatattttcttgttaAAAGTGGTTTTAATAATCTCAAATAATATGGATGGTGGCGAGCAAGAGCAGAATTTCCGTTTGGGACCACTATCACCACAAGAAGTGAAACCAGACATTTCTATATTGAATGAAAACAATACTAGTGGATACTCACCAAAATCAGCAAGTCCTGTTTCTTTTGGGAATATTGGTTTGCAATCAATGAGTATGACAAATGCTGCATCAGTTGCAGCTTCGACAACGGGCCACAATCCTAACCAGATGCAACTTggggcacaacaacaacaacagcaatatcccCCAAATCACCCATTAAGTGGATCTAAACATTTGTGTTCAATTTGTGGTGATAGGGCAAGTGGAAAGCACTATGGGGTTTACAGCTGTGAAGGATGTAAAGGTTTTTTTAAACGTACCGTAAGGAAGGATTTGACGTACGCTTGTCGTGAAGATAGAAACTGCATCATCGATAAGAGACAACGTAATCGTTGTCAATATTGCCGGTATCAGAAATGTCTTGCGTGTGGAATGAAGCGTGAAGCAGTTCAAGAAGAAAGACAACGTGGCACACGGTCACAAAATGTACGTTCAAGTGATGATTTCAATCCCAGTAGTTCTGTCCGTGATTTAACAATAGAACGTATAATAGAAGCAGAACAAAAAAGTGAACAACTTAGTGGAGATAATGCTATACCATTCCTTCGGGTTGGACCAAATTCTATGGTACAGCCAGAATATAAAGGAGCTGTTTCACATCTTTGTCAAATGGTGAATAAACAACTCTTTCAAATGGTTGAGTATGCACGGAAAATGCCACATTTTGCAGAATTGCAACGTGATGACCAGGTGCTTTTACTCAAAGCCGGATGGAATGAGTTACTCATAGCAAATGTGGCCTGGTGTAGTATGGATTCATTGGACTCAGATTATGCAACATCAGGAGGTCATGATACTTCGTTCGGTCGTCGTTCTCCCATACGTCAACCCCAACAAATCTTTCTTAATCACAATTTTTCCTATCATCGTAATAGCGCAATAAAAGCTGGTGTGGCAACTATATTTGATAGAATATTATCAGAACTTAGCCTAAAAATGAAACGGCTGAACATTGATCGACAAGAGCTTTCGTGCTTAAAAGCTATTATTCTCTTTAATCCTGACATTCGTGGTTTAAAAGGAAGGAATGATGTTGAAGTTTGTAGAGAACAAGTTTATGCTTGCCTTGATGAACACTGTCGCACAGAACATACTGGAGATGATAGTCGATTTGCACAGCTTTTGCTCCGGTTGCCTGCTCTACGATCCATTAGCCTTAAGTGTCtggatcatttgtttttctttagaaTTATGGGTGACAAACCCTTAGATCAACTTTTTTATGAACAGCTTGACGCACAAATGTGTTaggtaatgaaaaattaatttattaattaaagtgCTTGATAATTTTTTCCATGGAATGTTAAACTATTTTCTAACTGATAGATGTGATTGTTATCAT
This genomic interval carries:
- the LOC105215391 gene encoding protein ultraspiracle, which encodes MDGGEQEQNFRLGPLSPQEVKPDISILNENNTSGYSPKSASPVSFGNIGLQSMSMTNAASVAASTTGHNPNQMQLGAQQQQQQYPPNHPLSGSKHLCSICGDRASGKHYGVYSCEGCKGFFKRTVRKDLTYACREDRNCIIDKRQRNRCQYCRYQKCLACGMKREAVQEERQRGTRSQNVRSSDDFNPSSSVRDLTIERIIEAEQKSEQLSGDNAIPFLRVGPNSMVQPEYKGAVSHLCQMVNKQLFQMVEYARKMPHFAELQRDDQVLLLKAGWNELLIANVAWCSMDSLDSDYATSGGHDTSFGRRSPIRQPQQIFLNHNFSYHRNSAIKAGVATIFDRILSELSLKMKRLNIDRQELSCLKAIILFNPDIRGLKGRNDVEVCREQVYACLDEHCRTEHTGDDSRFAQLLLRLPALRSISLKCLDHLFFFRIMGDKPLDQLFYEQLDAQMC